In Flavobacterium sp. GSB-24, the genomic window AATATTATTAATAATTTATCTGATGTTCTTGAAGTTCATCCAATTCCACGATTAGATGGCGCAGTACTTACGCTTGATCCAACATGCCAGAATAAAGATGCATCAGCTCATTTAACGAATGCTGCTCTGCTGCCAGATGGCAATTATAATATAGTATATAATGTTACAGGAGATAATTTTGCATTAGGACAGACCCGCAATATAACGATATCTGGGGGACAAGCAAATTTTGTAATTCCAGGGAATTTAAATAGAAACAGCGGAGCCTCATCTATAGTAATAACTAATATTACAAATACAGTAACCGGTTGTACCAATACAGCAAATGTAAGAGGAAATTTAATTATTAATCCGCTCCCAAATGCTGCCGCAGTTAGTGTAGCAGTAAGCGATCATTGTTTAAATGATCCCGTTTCAGCAACAATTTCAGGATTAGGAAACCTAACTAATATTACAATTAATTATATGCTTCTTGGAGATAATATTGCTTCAGAAACAATTACTTTGACGGCTGTAAATGGAAAAGCAGAATTTCAGATTCCTGCAGGTTTACTTTTAAATACTGGCTCAACAATTATTTCATTAACAAATTTAAAGAACGATATTACCGGTTGTGATATTAACTTAACTAATGTTTTAGACAGTTTTATTATAAACCCAATACCAGTTCCGCCAACAGTAAATCCTCAATCTTTTTGTAAAGTTGATGAAGCTACGGTTGCTAATTTAGTTCCCAACGGGAATCAATATAAATGGTACAATTCAGCAACATCAACCACGCCATTGGCAGGTACTTTGATTTTAGAATCTGGTAATTATTATGTAAGAGAAACTTCGCCCGCGGGATGTACTTCAGAAGCTGCCACGGTTGTAGTTACCATAAACGATTCACCTGCTCCAGTATTAAATTCAGATGGGCAAAACTTCTGCGGATTAAATAATCCAACGATTTCAGATTTATCCAATAATACCAATGTTCCTTCAAGTGTGGTTTGGTATGATGCTCCGAATAATGGAAATTTATTATCTAGTACAACTCATCTGATTGAACAAGGCAGATATTATGGATTTAATTTTCCAAGTACAGACTGTTTCTCTTCAGAATATATTGAAGTCACAGTCACATTAACAGAATGCAATAATGTCCCAAATGACTTTTTTGTTCCCGATGGATTTTCTCCAAATGGAGATGGCACAAACGACTCATTTGTGATAAAAGATATTGAATTCTTATACCCAAATTACACACTTGAAATTTATAATAGATACGGAAACGGAATGTATAAAGGAGATAAAAATAAACCAGCCTGGGACGGAATGAACTATGAAAAGAGCGGTATCGCTGGCGGAGTTGCACCCAACGGAGTTTATTTTTATGTGCTTCATTTTAATAAAGATAATAAACCGCCGCAGCAAGGCCGTCTTTATTTAAATCGATAAATCTCTTTTTATATTTCTAATATAATTTTCAAATGAAAAAAATACTACTCTTTATAAATTTCCTTTTCTACTTATCAGTTTCTGCACAGCAGGATCCAGAATATACACATTATATGTATAATATGAGTGTGATAAATCCAGCGTATGCAACAGGAGTTCCCGCAATGATGAATTTTGGCGGACTATATAGAACACAATGGGTTGGTGCAGTTGGAGCTCCAAAAACTTTTACATTTTTCGGACACACTGCTATTACAGATAAAATAGAAGCAGGAATCTCATTCATCTCAGATGATATTGGAGATGGTGCCAAAAAAGAAAATAATGTCTACGCTGATTTTGCATATGTCTTAAAATTAGGCGGACAAAATAAACTTTCACTAGGTTTAAAAGCTGGATTTTCATCTATGCAAAGTAATTTTAACGGTTTTCGTTTCACAGACCCGCAAACTGATTTTGCTTTTTCAGAAAACATAAATGCCACTAAACCCAATATTGGAGTTGGAGCTTACTATTTTAGAGACAATTTGTATGTTGGATTATCTGTTCCTAATTTGCTAAAATCTAAATATATCGAAGAAAAATCAGGAGTAAATGCTTTTGGTTCTGAAGAAATACACACTTTTTTAACGGCAGGTTATGTTTTTCAGCTAAATGATGTGTTGAAATTAAAACCGGCATTTATGTCCAAATTTGTAAAA contains:
- a CDS encoding gliding motility-associated C-terminal domain-containing protein; protein product: MAKNYFNFLQILFVFTCLLVLPTKVAAQCAGSDAQLDLCTTIADPVNQNISLFSLLGGTPVPGGTWTANTNPRGLDAVNGTLNAQVISSGGTYVYTYTAPVTAGCTNRTAKITIRIGAYAGVPAPYATVCSDENFFNLFTAFNGTVMAPHTNGVWTDSSGQPLPESSIPISDKNGAYQYTYTVPPVLACSTASPSSTVIITVVRAPKEGTPNDLLICADTEISQYIDLDLNTRLSGQDSGGEWSGHGITSPTDHNVNLEDLYNLSGPGEYQFNYTVYATPNNKVCPDKTATVKVTIEKRLDFTAAKVDVIKDICEPEIPTAVYSATLTQGAQPIPNGQYEVTFNVSGPNAGSETITSSFVNGVLNFPVSSSYFRQVGKFTLTITNIVATTSKRACVNIINNLSDVLEVHPIPRLDGAVLTLDPTCQNKDASAHLTNAALLPDGNYNIVYNVTGDNFALGQTRNITISGGQANFVIPGNLNRNSGASSIVITNITNTVTGCTNTANVRGNLIINPLPNAAAVSVAVSDHCLNDPVSATISGLGNLTNITINYMLLGDNIASETITLTAVNGKAEFQIPAGLLLNTGSTIISLTNLKNDITGCDINLTNVLDSFIINPIPVPPTVNPQSFCKVDEATVANLVPNGNQYKWYNSATSTTPLAGTLILESGNYYVRETSPAGCTSEAATVVVTINDSPAPVLNSDGQNFCGLNNPTISDLSNNTNVPSSVVWYDAPNNGNLLSSTTHLIEQGRYYGFNFPSTDCFSSEYIEVTVTLTECNNVPNDFFVPDGFSPNGDGTNDSFVIKDIEFLYPNYTLEIYNRYGNGMYKGDKNKPAWDGMNYEKSGIAGGVAPNGVYFYVLHFNKDNKPPQQGRLYLNR
- a CDS encoding type IX secretion system membrane protein PorP/SprF, whose translation is MKKILLFINFLFYLSVSAQQDPEYTHYMYNMSVINPAYATGVPAMMNFGGLYRTQWVGAVGAPKTFTFFGHTAITDKIEAGISFISDDIGDGAKKENNVYADFAYVLKLGGQNKLSLGLKAGFSSMQSNFNGFRFTDPQTDFAFSENINATKPNIGVGAYYFRDNLYVGLSVPNLLKSKYIEEKSGVNAFGSEEIHTFLTAGYVFQLNDVLKLKPAFMSKFVKGSPITLDVTANVLYNEKFEFGAAYRIDDSVSALFNINVTPTLRVGYAYDYTLTNFGQFNSGTHEIMLLFDLDLLGKGFDKSPRFF